A window of Primulina tabacum isolate GXHZ01 chromosome 4, ASM2559414v2, whole genome shotgun sequence contains these coding sequences:
- the LOC142543065 gene encoding protein CLT1, chloroplastic-like: MSVSFRRVNAVAVESPAANHHISRRVPSSVGVLRINQRRGVGGGGGVVLRSSRWVIEAIGQKEARPRCCSFDSHHPRNEVVAVAERGCGGVGRRVGVMVAVAATVVFGVGNRVLYKLALVPLKHYPFFLAQLATFGYVFVYFSILYLRYQAGKVTDEMLSLPKFPLIAVGFLEALAAASGMAAGAILSGAAIPILSQSFLVWQLVLSYVFLGRRYSFKQLFGCFLVAVGVIVTVASGSGTGSLMEAGIFWSIMMIVSFLLQAADTVLKETIFLDAAQRLKGGTVDLFVVNSFGSAFQAVFICLLLPVLSNLWGIPFNQLPSYLKDGAACFLNVGTMSNRCDGAPLLPLLFIIVNMGFNISLLHLLKISSAVVSCLASTFSVPISVYLFTLPLPYLGVASSLPPGFVAGAIILTVGLIIYMWTPSLNSSSKHLSLVNPRTKRIS; the protein is encoded by the exons ATGTCGGTGAGCTTCCGGCGGGTGAACGCCGTCGCCGTGGAGTCACCGGCGGCGAATCACCACATTTCACGGCGAGTCCCTTCGTCGGTTGGTGTTTTGCGGATTAATCAACGGAGAGGTGTTGGAGGAGGAGGGGGAGTAGTGCTGCGGTCGAGTCGATGGGTGATTGAGGCGATAGGGCAGAAGGAAGCGCGGCCTCGGTGCTGTTCGTTCGATAGCCATCATCCTCGTAATGAGGTGGTGGCTGTGGCGGAGAGGGGTTGTGGGGGAGTTGGTCGGAGGGTGGGGGTGATGGTCGCGGTAGCTGCTACGGTGGTGTTTGGTGTTGGGAATCGAGTGCTATACAAGCTTGCATTAGTCCCTCTCAAGCACTACCCTTTCTTCCTTGCTCAGCTCGCCACTTTCGG gtatgtatttgtatactTCTCTATTTTGTATCTCCGGTATCAAGCTGGCAAGGTTACCGATGAAATGCTATCCTTGCCTAAATTTCCATTAATAGCAGTTGGCTTCTTGGAGGCTCTCGCAGCTGCATCTGGAATGGCAGCTGGAG CTATTCTTTCGGGGGCTGCAATTCCGATATTATCTCAG AGCTTTCTTGTCTGGCAACTTGTCTTATCTTATGTCTTTCTTGGGAGGAGATACAGTTTCAAGCAATTATTTGGTTGCTTTCTGGTGGCGGTAGGTGTGATAGTAACTGTTGCAAG TGGATCAGGTACCGGTTCTCTGATGGAAGCTGGCATATTCTGGAGTATTATGATGATTGTTTCTTTCTTATTGCAAGCTGCTGATACAGTGTTGAAG GAAACAATATTTTTGGATGCTGCTCAAAGATTGAAG GGAGGTACAGTGGATCTATTTGTCGTTAACTCCTTTGGATCTGCTTTCCAG GCAGTTTTTATATGCCTCCTCCTTCCAGTCTTGTCGAACTTATGGGGTATCCCATTTAATCAATTGCCAAGTTATCTCAAAGATGGTGCTGCCTGCTTTTTGAATGTTGGCACCATGTCGAACA GATGCGACGGTGCACCTTTACTACCGCTGCTCTTTATCATTGTAAACATGGGTTTCAATATATCATTGCTGCATCTTCTCAAGATTTCTTCAGCTGTAGTATCCTGTCTTGCATCAACATTTTCAG TGCCAATATCTGTATACCTATTTACGCTGCCGCTGCCATATCTTGGCGTTGCATCATCTCTTCCGCCAGGATTTGTAGCCGGCGCCATCATCCTCACTGTCGGTCTGATTATATACATGTGGACACCTTCACTCAATTCGTCGAGTAAACATCTCTCACTAGTTAACCCGAGAACCAAACGAATTTCTTGA